A genome region from Gossypium hirsutum isolate 1008001.06 chromosome A04, Gossypium_hirsutum_v2.1, whole genome shotgun sequence includes the following:
- the LOC107938759 gene encoding probable magnesium transporter NIPA3 isoform X1 has translation MAAVRRWSEGMSSDNVKGLVLALSSSLFIGASFIVKKKGLKKAGASGIRAGSGGYSYLLEPLWWVGMITMVVGEIANFAAYAFAPAILVTPLGALSIIISAALAHIILREKLHTFGILGCVLCVVGSTAIVLHAPPERQIESVTEVWDLATEPGFLFYALLVLTAVFILIFHFVPQYGQSHIMVYIGVCSLVGSISVMSVKALGIALKLTFSGMNQLVYPQTWAFTLVVVTCVVTQMNYLNKALDAFNTAVVSPIYYVMFTTLTILASVIMFKDWDRQNPTQIITEMCGFVTILSGTFLLHKTKDMVDGTSLTSMSMRQLKHEEEDGFDESIPLKRQDSLRIIP, from the exons atGGCAGCTGTGCGAAGGTGGAGTGAGGGCATGTCCTCAGATAATGTTAAGGGTTTGGTTTTAGCACTTTCTTCCAGTTTATTTATTGGAGCAAGTTTCATTGTTAAGAAAAAAGGCTTGAAGAAAGCTGGTGCTTCTGGTATCAGGGCAG GCAGTGGAGGTTATTCTTACTTGTTGGAGCCACTTTGGTGGGTGGGCATGATAACAA TGGTTGTTGGGGAAATTGCTAATTTTGCAGCTTATGCGTTTGCACCTGCTATACTGGTTACTCCTCTTGGTGCCCTCAGTATAATTATCAG TGCGGCCCTAGCACATATAATTTTACGGGAAAAATTACATACTTTTGGGATTCTTGGTTGTGTTTTATGTGTCGTGGGATCTACAGCAATTGTTTTGCATGCTCCCCCAGAACGTCAGATTGAATCTGTAACGGAAGTTTGGGATCTTGCTACAGAGCCAG GGTTCCTCTTTTACGCATTATTGGTCTTAACAGCTGTCTTTATACTTATATTCCACTTTGTTCCACAATATGGACAGTCACACATTATGGTTTACATTGGAGTTTGCTCTCTTGTGGGTTCCATTTCG GTCATGAGTGTTAAAGCACTTGGCATAGCCTTGAAGTTAACTTTTTCAGGAATGAATCAGCTTGTATATCCACAAACATGGGCCTTTACTTTAGTTGTGGTTACTTGTGTGGTTACTCAAATGAATTATTTAAACAAG GCACTTGATGCTTTCAACACAGCTGTTGTTTCTCCCATATACTATGTTATGTTCACGACACTGACCATTTTGGCGAGTGTAATCATGTTTAAG GATTGGGACAGGCAAAACCCTACGCAGATTATAACAGAGATGTGTGGATTTGTGACTATCCTTTCAGGAACTTTTCTTCTTCACAAAACCAAGGATATGGTTGATG GTACAAGTTTGACATCTATGTCAATGCGACAATTAAAGCACGAAGAAGAGGATGGCTTTGACGAAAGCATCCCTCTTAAGCGGCAGGATTCTTTGAGAATAATACCTTGA
- the LOC107938759 gene encoding probable magnesium transporter NIPA3 isoform X2 encodes MITMVVGEIANFAAYAFAPAILVTPLGALSIIISAALAHIILREKLHTFGILGCVLCVVGSTAIVLHAPPERQIESVTEVWDLATEPGFLFYALLVLTAVFILIFHFVPQYGQSHIMVYIGVCSLVGSISVMSVKALGIALKLTFSGMNQLVYPQTWAFTLVVVTCVVTQMNYLNKALDAFNTAVVSPIYYVMFTTLTILASVIMFKDWDRQNPTQIITEMCGFVTILSGTFLLHKTKDMVDGTSLTSMSMRQLKHEEEDGFDESIPLKRQDSLRIIP; translated from the exons ATGATAACAA TGGTTGTTGGGGAAATTGCTAATTTTGCAGCTTATGCGTTTGCACCTGCTATACTGGTTACTCCTCTTGGTGCCCTCAGTATAATTATCAG TGCGGCCCTAGCACATATAATTTTACGGGAAAAATTACATACTTTTGGGATTCTTGGTTGTGTTTTATGTGTCGTGGGATCTACAGCAATTGTTTTGCATGCTCCCCCAGAACGTCAGATTGAATCTGTAACGGAAGTTTGGGATCTTGCTACAGAGCCAG GGTTCCTCTTTTACGCATTATTGGTCTTAACAGCTGTCTTTATACTTATATTCCACTTTGTTCCACAATATGGACAGTCACACATTATGGTTTACATTGGAGTTTGCTCTCTTGTGGGTTCCATTTCG GTCATGAGTGTTAAAGCACTTGGCATAGCCTTGAAGTTAACTTTTTCAGGAATGAATCAGCTTGTATATCCACAAACATGGGCCTTTACTTTAGTTGTGGTTACTTGTGTGGTTACTCAAATGAATTATTTAAACAAG GCACTTGATGCTTTCAACACAGCTGTTGTTTCTCCCATATACTATGTTATGTTCACGACACTGACCATTTTGGCGAGTGTAATCATGTTTAAG GATTGGGACAGGCAAAACCCTACGCAGATTATAACAGAGATGTGTGGATTTGTGACTATCCTTTCAGGAACTTTTCTTCTTCACAAAACCAAGGATATGGTTGATG GTACAAGTTTGACATCTATGTCAATGCGACAATTAAAGCACGAAGAAGAGGATGGCTTTGACGAAAGCATCCCTCTTAAGCGGCAGGATTCTTTGAGAATAATACCTTGA
- the LOC107938761 gene encoding cx9C motif-containing protein 4 — translation MAQPSKEPCKKEACDIQSCLSKNNFLPKRCQKVIELLQSCCEKCNYESTHCASVSALLKQIAK, via the exons ATGGCACAGCCAAGCAAAGAGCCTTGCAAGAAAGAAGCTTGCGATATTCAATCTTGTCTTTCAAAGAACAACTTCCTCCCTAAAAG GTGCCAAAAAGTAATTGAGCTGCTCCAATCTTGCTGTGAGAAATGCAACTATGAATCCACTCATTGTGCTTCAGTGTCTGCTCTCCTAAAGCAAATAGCCAAATGA